One window from the genome of Haladaptatus paucihalophilus DX253 encodes:
- the cyaB gene encoding class IV adenylate cyclase: protein MYEVEVKVRADHETVRERLHELDARSLGTVTQEDFYYDAPHRDFAETDEALRIRREADDDDAVEVVTYKGPLVEQESKTRKEHETVVGDGETVDQLLSALGFESAATVHKERERYELDSYVVSLDVVTGLGEFVEVETETNEAGVESARVGAYEVLHELGLDPDDQIRTSYLGLLLEDE, encoded by the coding sequence ATGTACGAAGTCGAAGTGAAGGTCCGGGCCGACCACGAGACGGTCCGGGAACGCCTTCACGAACTCGACGCCCGCTCGCTCGGCACGGTGACGCAGGAGGATTTCTACTACGACGCTCCCCACCGTGACTTCGCGGAGACCGACGAAGCGCTCCGCATCCGGCGGGAGGCGGACGACGACGACGCGGTGGAGGTCGTGACCTACAAGGGGCCGTTGGTCGAGCAGGAATCGAAGACGCGCAAGGAACACGAGACCGTGGTCGGCGACGGGGAAACCGTGGACCAACTGCTCTCGGCGCTCGGGTTCGAATCGGCGGCGACCGTCCACAAGGAACGCGAACGCTACGAACTGGATAGCTACGTCGTCAGCCTCGACGTCGTGACGGGGCTCGGCGAGTTCGTCGAGGTCGAAACCGAGACGAACGAAGCGGGTGTCGAATCCGCCCGCGTGGGTGCTTACGAGGTCCTTCACGAACTCGGTCTCGACCCCGACGACCAGATACGAACGTCGTATCTCGGATTGCTGCTCGAAGATGAGTAA